From the Rhodococcus sp. NBC_00297 genome, one window contains:
- the nirD gene encoding nitrite reductase small subunit NirD, giving the protein MTVIDSAPRHSTTVTSGDTDEWITALALSELTPGRGVAVLLPSGAQVALFRTGDEELFAVSNIDPFGRAAVMSRGLVGDRGGEPTVASPLLKQVFSLVDGRCLDDPDTTLAVHEVTVIDGVVAVSAQPSGASTQTSGTSVRPRSGTETTSP; this is encoded by the coding sequence ATGACTGTCATCGACTCAGCACCTCGCCATTCCACGACCGTGACCAGCGGCGACACCGACGAGTGGATCACCGCGCTCGCACTCTCGGAACTCACTCCGGGTCGGGGAGTCGCCGTGTTGCTGCCCTCCGGGGCGCAGGTGGCGTTGTTCCGCACCGGCGACGAGGAGCTGTTCGCCGTGAGCAACATCGACCCCTTCGGACGGGCCGCCGTGATGTCGCGCGGACTGGTCGGGGACCGCGGCGGCGAGCCGACCGTCGCGTCGCCGTTGCTCAAGCAGGTATTCTCGCTGGTGGACGGCCGTTGCCTCGACGACCCGGACACGACCTTGGCGGTACACGAGGTCACCGTGATCGACGGCGTCGTCGCAGTGTCCGCCCAGCCCTCGGGCGCATCGACCCAGACCTCGGGCACATCCGTCCGGCCGAGAAGTGGAACGGAGACGACATCCCCGTGA
- a CDS encoding uroporphyrinogen-III synthase — MDQPTSSDAPLAGFTVGVTAARRADELASLLVRRGANVVHAPAIRIIPLSDDAELGRRTREIIEFPPAVTVATTGIGFRGWMEAADGWGDAEELTRALEGTRILARGPKAKGAIRAAGLREEWSPESESSAEVLEHLLAEGVDGVRVAVQLHGATTEWEPVPDFCEVLRQAGATVIPVPVYRWVQPDDSAPMDRMIEAVLCGDLDAVTFTSAPAVASMLMRAKENGVLEPMLQSFRDRVLAVCVGPVTSAPLDVLGVPTTAPARARVGALVRHVADELPRRAGIVRAGGHELRVLGACVVVDGTPKALSPAGMAVLKTLARRPGQVISREDLLAALPGGGGDTHAVETAMARVRSALGAPRAIQTVVKRGYRLAVDDSADDLIDAVSSAPGGGLGRTGEAS; from the coding sequence ATCGATCAGCCGACCTCGTCCGACGCTCCCCTCGCGGGGTTCACCGTGGGCGTCACCGCGGCTCGACGCGCCGACGAACTGGCCTCGCTGCTGGTACGGCGCGGAGCGAACGTGGTGCACGCCCCGGCGATCAGGATCATTCCGCTGTCGGACGATGCGGAGCTCGGTCGTCGTACCCGCGAGATCATCGAGTTTCCGCCGGCTGTCACCGTGGCCACCACGGGCATCGGTTTCCGTGGCTGGATGGAGGCCGCCGACGGGTGGGGCGACGCCGAGGAGCTCACTCGGGCCCTCGAGGGCACCCGCATCCTCGCCCGTGGGCCGAAGGCCAAGGGAGCCATCCGTGCAGCAGGTCTGCGCGAGGAGTGGTCACCGGAGTCCGAGTCGTCCGCGGAGGTGCTGGAACATCTGTTGGCGGAGGGCGTGGACGGCGTCCGCGTCGCGGTGCAACTGCACGGCGCCACCACCGAGTGGGAGCCGGTTCCGGACTTCTGCGAGGTGCTGCGGCAGGCCGGCGCGACGGTCATCCCGGTTCCGGTCTACCGCTGGGTGCAACCCGACGACTCGGCACCGATGGACCGCATGATCGAGGCCGTACTGTGTGGTGACCTCGATGCGGTGACCTTCACCAGTGCCCCCGCCGTGGCCTCGATGTTGATGCGCGCCAAGGAGAACGGTGTGCTGGAACCGATGCTGCAGTCGTTCCGCGATCGGGTGCTCGCCGTGTGCGTCGGGCCCGTGACCTCCGCTCCGCTCGACGTACTGGGTGTTCCCACGACGGCGCCCGCGCGGGCGCGTGTCGGAGCTCTCGTGCGCCACGTCGCCGACGAACTTCCGCGTCGAGCGGGCATCGTCCGGGCCGGCGGTCACGAGTTGCGCGTTCTCGGCGCGTGCGTCGTCGTCGACGGCACACCCAAGGCTCTGTCACCCGCGGGCATGGCCGTGCTGAAGACTCTCGCTCGCCGTCCCGGACAGGTGATCTCCCGCGAGGACCTGCTCGCCGCTCTGCCGGGTGGGGGCGGCGACACCCATGCCGTCGAGACGGCCATGGCGCGAGTGCGGTCCGCGCTCGGCGCACCCAGAGCGATCCAGACCGTCGTCAAGCGGGGATACCGCCTCGCCGTCGACGACAGCGCGGACGACCTGATCGACGCCGTGTCGAGTGCTCCGGGCGGCGGCCTCGGCCGGACGGGGGAGGCGTCGTGA
- a CDS encoding sirohydrochlorin chelatase, protein MSDPRLVLVAHGTRNPAGVEVIAALADAVAPHVGSVRVAFVDVLGPTPSEVLRDVDGPVVVVPAFLASGYHVHADVPREIAESGHDDVHVTRALGPDLDLARVLRDRLEQIGWTTGDRIVLAAAGSSDVRALDDVHTAADQLAAVTGSAVTVAYVATGEPRAADLVPTLKATGEKVFVASYLLAPGLFHTRLQSAGADGVTEPLGLHGGVVQLLVDRYREGADVISAAAARSRRERPDSGPQ, encoded by the coding sequence GTGAGCGATCCTCGACTCGTCCTCGTCGCGCACGGCACGCGCAACCCCGCCGGCGTCGAGGTGATCGCCGCGCTGGCCGACGCCGTGGCTCCGCACGTGGGCTCGGTGCGGGTCGCCTTCGTCGACGTGCTGGGACCCACTCCGTCGGAGGTCCTGCGCGATGTCGACGGTCCCGTCGTGGTCGTGCCCGCCTTCCTGGCCTCGGGCTATCACGTGCACGCGGACGTGCCCCGCGAAATCGCCGAGAGCGGTCACGACGACGTCCACGTCACCCGCGCACTGGGCCCGGATCTCGATCTCGCGCGGGTACTGCGTGACAGGCTCGAGCAGATCGGATGGACGACCGGCGATCGCATCGTCCTCGCCGCGGCGGGCTCCTCCGACGTGCGGGCCCTCGACGACGTGCACACCGCGGCGGATCAGCTCGCCGCCGTCACCGGATCGGCGGTCACCGTCGCCTACGTCGCCACAGGCGAGCCGCGCGCGGCGGACCTGGTCCCCACTCTGAAGGCCACCGGGGAGAAGGTCTTCGTCGCCTCGTACCTGTTGGCGCCCGGCCTCTTTCACACGAGGTTGCAGTCCGCTGGAGCGGACGGTGTCACCGAACCGCTGGGGCTGCACGGGGGAGTGGTGCAGCTGCTCGTCGATCGCTACCGCGAGGGTGCCGACGTCATCTCTGCGGCAGCGGCACGATCTCGACGGGAGCGCCCGGACTCCGGCCCGCAGTGA
- a CDS encoding NTP transferase domain-containing protein has translation MSGRTARTDALILAGGRSSRMQGTTKPAALVDGVTLVDRVLGATSFCTVTVLVGPDDVTADPPGPRRVRRTREDPPFGGPVRALAAGLAVTVDDGDGPRENDVVLTLSADLPYITEPALRLLVRELLRDTTVEAVFGTDSTGRTQYLVGAWRRDALVRGVTAALARCPADAERGPSIRDALPDVVGTVALTGIDDVDTPTELAAVRTASRRPSVEVARLLVGSRLTAIAPRTASLADSLGGTLAEPLIAARPFPSFVTSAMDGYAVCGDGPWHVDDAVVVAGATDDVVLDTGHAVRIATGAAVPAESGVVRDEFVVLDDDGLLHRSDGAPVRNDARSIAEDWDGGSELAPAGTVISPAVVSAALSAGVIRASTRPAPTVRLVLTGDEIGDDTAPAAGRIRDTIGPVMPTYLRSCGFALADVAHCADTDDAFDAAIHGGADSAPPDVVVIIGATGGGAADRLDDALRRAGAHRVVDGLACRPGGSASVSELPDHRVVLGVPGNPYAAVTTVMLLGPAIAAALTGRSVPIPLTGTLATEVDAGDVTRALPASYLGAGTWRCESSVRTAHLAALVGRDGIAVVTAGRSPGAPVEIVPLPQR, from the coding sequence ATGTCGGGACGCACAGCGCGCACGGACGCGCTGATACTCGCCGGCGGACGCAGCTCACGGATGCAGGGAACCACCAAGCCTGCCGCGCTCGTGGACGGAGTCACCCTCGTCGATCGGGTGCTGGGAGCGACGTCGTTCTGCACCGTCACCGTCCTCGTCGGACCGGACGACGTGACTGCCGACCCGCCGGGACCGAGGCGTGTCCGCCGCACCCGCGAGGACCCGCCGTTCGGAGGCCCGGTACGTGCGTTGGCGGCCGGGCTGGCCGTCACCGTCGACGACGGTGACGGTCCGCGGGAGAACGACGTCGTGTTGACCCTGTCCGCCGACCTGCCGTACATCACCGAGCCTGCACTCCGACTGCTCGTGCGAGAACTGCTGCGAGACACGACAGTCGAAGCAGTGTTCGGAACCGACTCGACCGGTCGCACCCAGTACCTCGTGGGCGCCTGGCGTCGCGACGCCCTCGTTCGAGGCGTCACCGCCGCGCTCGCACGCTGTCCGGCGGACGCCGAGCGCGGCCCGTCCATCCGCGACGCCCTGCCGGACGTCGTGGGCACCGTGGCGCTCACCGGCATCGACGACGTGGACACGCCCACCGAACTCGCGGCCGTCCGCACCGCGTCGAGACGCCCCTCCGTCGAGGTGGCGCGCCTCCTCGTGGGGAGCAGACTCACCGCGATCGCACCTCGTACCGCGTCGCTGGCCGACAGCCTCGGCGGCACGCTCGCGGAGCCGCTGATCGCCGCACGCCCGTTTCCGAGCTTCGTCACGTCCGCGATGGACGGCTACGCCGTGTGCGGCGACGGACCCTGGCACGTCGACGACGCCGTGGTGGTCGCCGGCGCCACCGACGACGTCGTCCTCGACACCGGCCACGCGGTGCGCATCGCCACCGGCGCAGCGGTTCCGGCGGAGTCGGGCGTGGTCCGCGACGAGTTCGTCGTTCTCGACGACGACGGTCTGCTCCACCGGTCGGACGGCGCACCCGTGCGCAACGACGCCCGCAGTATCGCCGAGGACTGGGACGGCGGAAGCGAACTCGCGCCGGCGGGCACCGTGATCTCCCCCGCCGTCGTGTCGGCCGCGCTCTCTGCCGGCGTGATCCGGGCGTCGACACGCCCCGCCCCGACCGTCCGACTCGTTCTCACGGGCGACGAGATCGGCGACGACACCGCGCCGGCGGCCGGGCGCATCCGCGACACCATCGGGCCGGTCATGCCGACGTACCTACGGTCGTGCGGGTTCGCACTCGCCGACGTCGCGCACTGCGCCGACACCGACGATGCCTTCGACGCGGCGATCCACGGCGGTGCGGACTCCGCACCGCCGGACGTCGTAGTCATCATCGGCGCGACCGGCGGCGGCGCCGCGGATCGACTGGACGACGCACTTCGACGCGCCGGAGCACACCGTGTCGTCGACGGACTCGCCTGCCGCCCCGGCGGTTCCGCCTCCGTCTCGGAGCTGCCCGATCATCGCGTGGTCCTGGGTGTCCCGGGCAATCCGTATGCCGCCGTCACCACGGTGATGCTGCTCGGCCCCGCCATCGCCGCGGCCTTGACCGGACGGTCCGTCCCGATACCGCTGACCGGAACACTGGCCACCGAGGTCGATGCCGGTGACGTCACTCGAGCCCTGCCCGCGTCCTACCTCGGCGCGGGTACCTGGCGGTGCGAGAGCTCCGTGCGTACAGCACATCTCGCGGCGCTGGTGGGCCGTGACGGCATCGCCGTCGTCACTGCGGGCCGGAGTCCGGGCGCTCCCGTCGAGATCGTGCCGCTGCCGCAGAGATGA
- the yczR gene encoding aminotransferase-like domain-containing protein, translating to MASTPARLRDGLSARALAAAIDMTAVARDSRSLYLGLAQELHRLVEEGAVAADARLPAERVLASVLGVSRVTVASAYRELREHGIAVSVHGAGTFVVPRGDSQPWGGILRGTQPGVLEFVNAAPPASALLGPAYDAAARALSTTGLHVGYVPTGVGRLREAIARYYSARGLPTSADQILVTAGASDALHAVIDTFVEQGNRVLTEHPTYPGAIDMVRAVGGKCVPVAIDPDDPDTFVENMDRAARQHDPVLAYLMPDHSNPSGAVLPETSRRRLAATLHRHAVVTVVDEASADLRLDGDADVEPFGAPVPDRACITVGSLSKTVWGGLRVGWVRADPVHLARVATTYARRQLSVSMMDQYTAVELFGEYDAVVAHRADQLRAGRDTAMAAVTRSLPGWTFHRPRGGLSLWCTLPSGVRSTDLVESARGRGLLLAPGSRFGTGYAFDECQRIPFSRSPEEIEDAVAVLAELVGAGVDAGPRESVPSHAVPEAMV from the coding sequence ATGGCATCCACTCCCGCACGGCTGCGCGACGGGTTGTCGGCGCGCGCACTCGCCGCCGCGATCGACATGACCGCCGTCGCGCGGGACAGTCGGTCCCTGTACCTCGGACTCGCGCAGGAACTGCACCGTCTCGTCGAGGAAGGCGCGGTGGCCGCCGATGCCCGCCTGCCCGCGGAGCGCGTCCTCGCGTCGGTGCTGGGGGTCAGCCGGGTGACGGTCGCGTCGGCCTATCGCGAACTCCGTGAGCACGGCATCGCGGTGTCGGTGCACGGGGCGGGCACCTTCGTCGTTCCGCGCGGGGACAGTCAGCCGTGGGGCGGCATCCTGCGCGGCACCCAACCGGGCGTGCTCGAATTCGTCAACGCCGCGCCGCCGGCCTCGGCCCTGCTGGGACCCGCTTACGACGCTGCTGCCCGCGCGCTGAGCACGACGGGCCTGCACGTCGGCTACGTGCCCACCGGTGTGGGCCGACTGCGCGAGGCGATCGCCCGGTACTACTCCGCTCGCGGGCTCCCCACCAGCGCCGACCAGATTCTCGTGACCGCTGGCGCCAGCGATGCGTTGCACGCCGTGATCGACACCTTCGTCGAACAGGGCAATCGTGTGCTGACCGAACACCCGACCTACCCGGGCGCCATCGACATGGTGCGAGCCGTGGGTGGCAAGTGTGTTCCGGTGGCCATCGATCCGGATGATCCCGACACGTTCGTGGAGAACATGGACAGGGCTGCGCGGCAACATGATCCGGTACTGGCCTACCTGATGCCCGACCACTCCAACCCGTCCGGAGCGGTGTTGCCCGAGACGTCCCGGCGTCGGCTCGCGGCCACGCTGCATCGGCACGCCGTGGTGACCGTGGTGGACGAGGCGTCGGCCGACCTCCGTCTCGACGGCGACGCCGACGTCGAGCCGTTCGGCGCACCGGTCCCGGACCGCGCCTGCATCACCGTCGGATCGTTGAGCAAGACCGTGTGGGGCGGGCTGCGGGTGGGGTGGGTGCGCGCGGACCCGGTGCACCTGGCGCGCGTGGCCACGACCTACGCGAGGCGGCAGCTCTCGGTGTCGATGATGGATCAGTACACGGCCGTGGAACTGTTCGGCGAGTACGACGCGGTGGTGGCGCACCGCGCCGATCAGCTGCGGGCGGGTCGCGACACGGCGATGGCGGCCGTGACGCGGTCGCTGCCGGGCTGGACGTTCCACCGGCCGCGCGGCGGACTGTCGCTGTGGTGCACGCTGCCATCGGGCGTCCGGTCCACGGACCTGGTGGAATCGGCCCGCGGTCGCGGACTGCTGCTCGCCCCCGGATCACGCTTCGGGACGGGATACGCCTTCGACGAGTGCCAACGCATCCCGTTCTCCCGCAGCCCCGAGGAGATCGAGGACGCGGTCGCCGTCCTCGCGGAACTGGTGGGAGCGGGAGTCGATGCCGGGCCCCGCGAGAGCGTTCCGTCGCACGCCGTCCCCGAAGCGATGGTCTGA
- a CDS encoding MGMT family protein — protein MSRITDEQVEAVRAVVAAVPAGSVTTYGDIARVVGLPSPRIVAWIMRTDSSDLPWHRVIRADGRPAPHLVTRQLAALAEEGVSSVDGRIALASVRYRHEP, from the coding sequence GTGAGCCGCATCACCGACGAACAGGTCGAGGCCGTGCGCGCCGTCGTGGCCGCAGTCCCCGCGGGCAGTGTCACCACGTACGGCGACATCGCCCGGGTCGTCGGACTGCCAAGCCCACGCATCGTCGCGTGGATCATGCGGACGGACTCCTCCGATCTGCCGTGGCACCGGGTCATCCGTGCCGACGGCCGCCCGGCTCCCCACCTCGTGACACGTCAACTCGCGGCGCTGGCCGAGGAGGGGGTGTCGTCCGTCGACGGCCGCATCGCTCTGGCGTCGGTCCGGTACCGCCACGAGCCCTGA
- a CDS encoding alpha/beta fold hydrolase, producing the protein MPTTSESPAPTTDADDVAVYGPASGPVVLAIHGMTGHGRRWHRWSEHLPEARVVAPDLVGHGRAPWTPPWSIERQVDRLADVLRAHSAGPVVVVGHSYGGALAIHLARSFPSLVAGLVLLDPAIGLPPDSMLETAQSTVLYDDYTDAAEARSEKLHGAWSDVHPALVDEEIAEHLVDTDDGRVRWRTSTAAVVASWGELARPFVLPPGDIPVTVVRAARVDPPYLTPEFRDALVRSSPDVRIVDLDCDHMVPQAKGPESAALVDEMIRRVTTS; encoded by the coding sequence ATGCCGACGACCTCCGAATCCCCCGCCCCCACGACGGATGCCGACGACGTCGCCGTGTACGGCCCGGCGTCCGGACCGGTGGTCCTGGCGATCCACGGCATGACCGGCCACGGCAGGCGCTGGCATCGGTGGAGCGAGCACCTGCCCGAGGCCCGCGTCGTCGCTCCGGACCTGGTGGGTCACGGCAGGGCACCGTGGACTCCGCCGTGGTCGATCGAGCGCCAGGTCGATCGGCTGGCCGACGTCCTACGGGCCCACTCGGCCGGGCCCGTCGTCGTGGTCGGCCACTCCTACGGGGGCGCGCTCGCGATCCATCTCGCGAGGTCGTTCCCGTCGCTCGTCGCGGGACTGGTGCTGCTCGATCCCGCCATCGGCCTGCCGCCGGACTCGATGCTGGAGACGGCGCAGTCGACGGTGCTGTACGACGACTACACCGATGCCGCGGAGGCACGCTCGGAGAAGCTCCACGGTGCGTGGTCCGACGTCCACCCGGCTCTCGTCGACGAGGAGATCGCCGAGCACCTGGTGGACACCGACGACGGGCGAGTGCGATGGCGGACGTCGACGGCCGCCGTCGTCGCGTCGTGGGGCGAGCTCGCGCGCCCGTTCGTGCTGCCGCCCGGTGACATTCCGGTCACCGTCGTGCGCGCCGCGCGGGTGGACCCGCCGTACCTCACACCGGAGTTCCGGGACGCACTCGTCCGCTCGTCGCCGGACGTGCGGATCGTCGACCTGGACTGCGACCACATGGTGCCGCAGGCGAAGGGTCCCGAATCGGCAGCTCTGGTCGACGAGATGATCCGACGCGTGACGACGTCGTGA
- a CDS encoding ATP-dependent helicase, giving the protein MNDDGAGTTGDAAVTRGGIRLVRRTHRVAQVRTWPQECAPLVAPSEPGDSRPWQVLGGPGTGKTALVADVAVARMTAPGSDPESVLVLTHSRQAAVDMREQITAGLLGVSSEPRATREPLVRTVHSYAFAVLRLQASAYGNPPPRLLTNAEQDSVIREMLRGEIADGAARWPERVRPALGLVGFASELRDLVLRAAERGLGPEDLIAWGRKHSRPEWVAAGKFAAQYEQAMLLRGSVGVETPEATSPGLDAAELVGAALTAFATDPDLLVSERRRIRHVLVDDAQHLDPQAAQLVRLLSAGASSTVVAGDPDQAVFSFRGADAHFLTDLDDGHGGRRVVLSRNHRSDSGVASVQRAITAHLSGRVAHRVGTQFRDDRAEDEHPSAEEETRAVPPVRVVVASSTAKEATAIADRFRRAHLADGVPWSEMAVVVRSVPRSLPSLRRALHAAGVPVVSSATAVPLHRHRGAAALLLAMRAVAAARCAPERSAAVFSDDAALALLEGPIGGADPLAVRRLRRGLRRGDVAEGGERDSSVLLRAAMIGSSVDPLVARLSDVEKAPLTRVRAVVTAIAKAVGPAGRRVEDALWAGWRATRLERRWVASSGRGGPLGVQADRDLDSVVALFDAAAAYVDALPRGTLEGFVEYVTDQEVPVGDGRRPAIVPDAVRILSAHAAVGREWDVVAVAGVQEGLWPALRPRGSLLGVEALVDLAAGVSDGDRELDDRVSRTAPLLAEERRLFLVACSRARSSLLVTAVDSVTGGADTVRSRFVDDLLASDAVRYSDVDESDSGAGPTAPLGRVLALPALVAELRAVVCDRRVAENDPDRRARAARHLARLAREGVRGAHPDEWYGLSGTSTELPLWDPADGPVSLSPSTVEVLTACPLRWALERNGGTDGDTVHAVTGTLVHTLVQAVAGRVPPHEVRRELEKAWVAVDLGSAWFSRKELARTATMIETFQEWMSRSRGELTEAGVEVPVDGVLEPRTPDEPAVALRGRIDRLERDPDGRPVVVDVKTGKNAATAAATAEHAQLATYQVALAAGAVEGEPAGSPGGGRLVYVAKPHTRTGATERAQAALTGETLEQWRTVVVDAARATRGPVFEARVNDGCRHCPIASSCPAQDRGRQVTEG; this is encoded by the coding sequence ATGAACGACGACGGCGCGGGCACCACCGGAGACGCGGCTGTCACCCGTGGCGGTATCCGGCTGGTGCGCCGGACGCACCGTGTCGCGCAGGTGCGCACGTGGCCGCAGGAGTGTGCGCCGCTGGTCGCGCCGAGTGAGCCCGGCGACTCCCGGCCGTGGCAGGTTCTGGGCGGTCCGGGCACCGGGAAGACCGCGCTCGTCGCCGATGTGGCGGTGGCGCGGATGACGGCGCCGGGAAGCGATCCGGAGTCGGTCCTGGTGCTCACGCACTCGCGTCAGGCGGCCGTCGACATGCGCGAGCAGATCACCGCCGGGCTGTTGGGCGTGTCCTCCGAGCCCCGCGCGACACGCGAGCCACTCGTACGCACGGTGCACTCGTACGCCTTCGCCGTGCTGCGGTTGCAGGCGTCCGCCTACGGCAATCCGCCGCCGCGTCTCCTCACCAACGCGGAGCAGGACTCCGTGATCCGCGAGATGCTCCGCGGTGAGATCGCGGACGGCGCCGCCCGGTGGCCGGAGCGCGTGCGCCCGGCGCTCGGACTGGTGGGCTTCGCGTCCGAGCTCCGTGATCTCGTCCTGCGCGCCGCGGAACGCGGGCTCGGTCCGGAGGACCTGATCGCGTGGGGGCGGAAGCACTCTCGGCCCGAGTGGGTAGCTGCGGGCAAGTTCGCCGCACAGTACGAACAGGCGATGTTGCTTCGAGGATCGGTCGGCGTCGAGACTCCGGAGGCCACGTCGCCCGGACTGGACGCGGCCGAGCTCGTGGGTGCAGCGCTCACGGCGTTCGCGACGGATCCGGACCTGCTCGTCTCCGAACGTCGGCGCATCCGCCACGTGCTGGTGGACGATGCCCAGCACCTCGATCCGCAGGCGGCCCAGCTGGTGCGGCTGCTCTCCGCCGGTGCGTCGTCCACCGTCGTCGCCGGCGATCCCGATCAGGCGGTCTTCTCCTTCCGCGGCGCGGACGCGCACTTCCTCACCGATCTGGACGACGGGCACGGTGGTCGTCGTGTCGTGTTGTCCCGCAACCACCGTTCGGACTCCGGTGTCGCCTCGGTGCAGCGGGCGATCACCGCGCACCTGTCCGGTCGGGTCGCACACCGTGTCGGCACGCAGTTCCGCGACGACAGGGCGGAGGACGAACACCCGTCGGCCGAGGAGGAGACCCGCGCGGTTCCGCCGGTGCGGGTGGTCGTCGCGTCCTCGACGGCGAAGGAGGCCACCGCCATCGCCGACAGGTTCCGCCGCGCGCATCTCGCCGACGGCGTGCCCTGGTCGGAGATGGCCGTCGTCGTCCGCTCCGTTCCGCGGTCGCTGCCGTCCCTGCGTCGCGCGCTGCACGCCGCGGGGGTGCCGGTGGTGTCGTCCGCCACGGCCGTGCCCCTGCATCGGCACCGTGGTGCGGCTGCCCTGCTGCTCGCGATGCGTGCGGTCGCCGCTGCCCGGTGCGCACCCGAGCGGTCGGCGGCGGTGTTCTCCGACGACGCTGCGTTGGCACTGCTCGAAGGTCCCATCGGAGGGGCGGATCCGCTCGCCGTCCGCAGACTGCGTCGCGGGCTACGGCGGGGCGACGTGGCCGAGGGCGGCGAGCGGGACTCGTCCGTGCTGCTGCGCGCCGCGATGATCGGCTCCTCGGTCGACCCGCTCGTCGCACGTCTGTCCGACGTCGAGAAGGCACCGCTCACCCGCGTCCGTGCCGTGGTCACGGCCATCGCGAAGGCGGTGGGCCCGGCCGGTCGTCGCGTCGAGGACGCACTCTGGGCCGGGTGGCGTGCCACCAGGCTCGAACGCCGGTGGGTGGCGTCGTCCGGCCGGGGTGGGCCTCTCGGCGTGCAGGCAGATCGGGATCTGGACAGCGTCGTCGCGTTGTTCGACGCCGCGGCCGCGTACGTCGACGCACTCCCGCGCGGCACCCTGGAGGGGTTCGTCGAGTACGTCACCGACCAGGAGGTTCCCGTGGGCGACGGGCGGCGTCCCGCGATCGTTCCCGACGCGGTGCGGATTCTGAGTGCCCATGCCGCGGTCGGGCGCGAGTGGGACGTCGTCGCGGTGGCGGGCGTACAGGAGGGACTGTGGCCCGCGCTGCGCCCGCGCGGATCGCTGCTCGGGGTCGAGGCCCTGGTGGATCTCGCCGCGGGTGTCTCCGACGGCGATCGCGAGTTGGACGATCGGGTCTCGCGGACCGCACCGTTGCTCGCGGAGGAACGTCGCCTGTTCCTGGTGGCGTGCAGCCGCGCACGGTCGAGCCTGCTCGTCACCGCCGTCGACTCGGTGACCGGTGGCGCGGACACCGTGCGGTCGAGGTTCGTGGACGACCTGCTCGCGTCCGATGCCGTGCGGTACTCGGACGTCGACGAGAGCGACTCCGGTGCCGGCCCCACCGCGCCTCTCGGCCGGGTGCTCGCGTTGCCCGCTCTGGTCGCCGAGCTGCGTGCGGTCGTGTGCGACCGTCGTGTCGCGGAGAACGACCCCGACCGCCGTGCGCGCGCCGCACGGCACCTGGCGCGACTGGCGCGGGAAGGGGTGCGCGGCGCCCACCCGGACGAGTGGTACGGGCTGTCCGGAACCAGTACCGAGTTGCCGCTGTGGGATCCGGCGGACGGGCCGGTGTCGTTGTCGCCGTCCACGGTGGAGGTGCTCACCGCGTGCCCGCTGCGGTGGGCGCTCGAACGCAACGGGGGCACCGACGGCGACACCGTGCACGCGGTCACCGGAACGCTGGTGCACACGCTGGTGCAGGCAGTGGCCGGTCGGGTGCCGCCGCACGAGGTGCGCAGAGAGCTGGAGAAAGCTTGGGTGGCAGTCGATCTCGGATCTGCGTGGTTCTCGCGCAAGGAGCTCGCACGTACCGCCACCATGATCGAGACGTTTCAGGAGTGGATGTCACGCTCACGCGGCGAGCTGACGGAGGCCGGTGTCGAGGTGCCGGTGGACGGGGTGTTGGAACCGCGCACGCCGGACGAGCCCGCCGTCGCGCTGCGCGGACGGATCGATCGGCTCGAACGTGACCCCGACGGACGACCCGTGGTCGTCGACGTCAAGACCGGTAAGAACGCGGCGACGGCCGCGGCGACGGCCGAGCACGCGCAGCTCGCGACGTATCAGGTGGCACTCGCCGCCGGTGCGGTCGAGGGCGAACCGGCCGGCAGTCCCGGCGGCGGGCGGTTGGTCTACGTCGCCAAGCCGCACACCAGGACCGGTGCCACCGAACGAGCGCAGGCAGCACTCACGGGGGAGACCCTCGAGCAGTGGCGCACCGTCGTCGTCGACGCGGCGCGTGCCACGCGGGGCCCGGTGTTCGAGGCTCGCGTCAACGACGGCTGTCGGCACTGCCCGATAGCGTCGTCCTGCCCGGCACAGGACAGAGGCAGGCAGGTGACCGAAGGATGA